Proteins found in one Pseudomonadales bacterium genomic segment:
- a CDS encoding YheU family protein — translation MLIIPHQQLSSAALEALLQEIVTRDGTDYGSTELSVQQKVEQIKSGLISQQMYIVFEPDSETCSIIDKATAESYKLLA, via the coding sequence GTGTTAATTATTCCTCACCAGCAGCTGTCTTCAGCTGCGCTGGAAGCATTGCTGCAAGAGATTGTGACCCGTGATGGCACAGACTATGGTTCGACTGAGTTATCAGTGCAGCAAAAAGTAGAACAAATTAAAAGCGGCTTGATATCGCAGCAGATGTATATTGTATTTGAGCCAGACAGCGAAACATGCAGTATTATAGATAAGGCTACGGCAGAAAGTTATAAGCTTTTGGCTTAA